Sequence from the Metopolophium dirhodum isolate CAU chromosome 2, ASM1992520v1, whole genome shotgun sequence genome:
TACAGCAGACCTCCTCAATGATGTAGGATCTATGAATACTAATGAATTTCCAGAAGCAACTCTAAAccctattaaataattatgtccttattagatattttaataaatatattaaaaataacaaatattttatgcaaaaaataataatacattatttattattattttaataatatataagcgtCTACGATAACTGAAAAAACcatgcataattaataattactaattagtgatatattaattcaatgaacaacaattttgatacttagAAACAGACAATATTGGcactaagttattttaaaaaataagtacttttttcttattataagcatgatataattatgtatatatcttaattagttaattaattaatctaagaatgaaattatgaagaatacatattttaaacattcaatatatacagtttaattttatcCAGTATATCAAGGATAATATGCATGAATAAAACaaccaatacattttaaaacaaaacagaaaTTTAATACATGACACTATGTAAGccaagtataaattatactatacaaattgTACTCATAGTTGGTTAGCTTTTTATACTTGCtaaccattgattatgaatactatacATCGCCCACAGCGGTACAAAATACACTAATCTAAATCTACTAGGAGTTCTGGATAATAACACCATGACTAGTATATTTAGCATACCATATTTTGTACTGCAGTGAGAGatccataatatttatattatatatttacctgtTGCGGTTCGTGTGGCAGTATCACGGTTTCTTATTGCCCATTGCATTGATTGTGGCGCTAAATTAGTTCTATGTCCTTGTCCAGAAGTTgtactgtaaaatattaaatgataaattattgtttatattttatatattattctataaattaagaCATACGCTCTTCTTTCTAATTGATCTTCAGACACAAGAAATTCTTCAGCATCCAATTCATCAGTTTCTCCGGCTTCAGATTCTTCTCCATCTTCTTGTTGAGTAGACTCTCCTGATTCATCATCAGTATCGGATCCCGCAGTAGCCCCTGTTTGAACACTTCTTTGTCCACCACCATCTTGATTACTTTGATCAGAATCTGAATCTGTTTCAACTAACATATCTTCTGTATCAGATTCTGGGTCAACTGGACCTTGCTGATTAGAATCAGAAATACCATTTGGCCCCAATCGAACATGATTTTCAAGCACACTTCCCATTACATCTTCCGGATCACTACCTTCACCATcattatctgaaaaaaataatcaagtaacacttataatatgttatagccaaaaatttaatttattattttataaatgttaacatGACCAGTTttcatacatatgtatatatttttttaataatttttaagatccataaaattacatttaacatttatatcaaaaaaatgtaattaaaaataaacaataatacatgaAACATTTTCATCTTTGAAAACTGATTAACCAAAAgcaatataaattcatataagataattcaaaatttagttaatgaaaaaaattactgtcTGCCATTTCATCTTCTAGTTCAATGTCAATTGGGGGTTGATCATTTTGGGATTGTCTATGAACATTAGCCCCTTCTATTTGATCGGACAAATTCATGTTATTTGGTGCCATTGgctcaacaaaaaatatttcttcatAACTCTGaaatatatgtaagtataatatattattatattttatttaatctaaatatattacatatcaatGATACATACCTGTATATCGGGATTAGAATTAGTAGACAAAGTAAACGGAGCAGTAGGTCTTGCGACACCAAGACGAACAGGTGCAATTAGGCTTTCAGCTGTTTCACATAATTCTTCAATTGATAGTTTCATCATTGATTGAAAAATACGTCTAGCACGAGCAAATGGAGAGGACAAATTTCCAagcctaattaaaaaaaataacatttaaaataaaatgttgtacacATTATTCATGAAACACTTACATTCgtcgtttattattttgaggCGCTAATTCAACACTATAAACAACAAATACACGTATTACAGATCTAATAAAACGACGTGCTATTGAGTTAACTTCAACTGAATTGCTTAATGGATTATGAAgttctttaaaaattgttgtaacAAGGGCATCAACCatctaaatatatcaaaatatttttagtatattatcttttaaaatagAATTACAAAATTAACTTACTAAATATGAGTTAGTTATTACTTCAgcattacatttaaaaagtaaacagTGCATAAACTTATCCAAGAATGTAGTACCAGACtggttttttaaatatggtTGATCAGTTGGTAATTTGGATTCGGAATCATTCTTTACTCCAGACATTATCATAGCTTTTACCGCAGGCCAATCATTTAGTAATCTTTCTAATGCTTTACGACTAAATCGGGGGGGTTCTAAATCATGATCTGGCATATCCATTtctgaaatcataaaaataaaaaaacatccatttgataatacaattttgacCAATATTACCAATGTCAGATGACGGTGTTTTTCGAGAAGCAGCTCGTTGTCTGGATGATCTACTATATTGGCGTTGTTCATTTGATTGTCGACCAACTGTTtgtaccaaaaataataatatactttctcctctgaaaaataattaataaaaagatttaaatagtattcatttgataaaattctaaaataatacctTGAATTATAATGGGTCACTAAATCGGTTTCATTAATTAATCTGCTGAGTAGCTGTGATCTAGATGCTTGATGACCTTGTACTAAAGCTTTACAGCGACATTTTTCCCAACAATCGCAGTATGCAGTAGGAGATGTTCTTTTCAATTTACAGTCATGGCCACGGTGACAAACCCGAGCACACTCTGTACAGCAGCATAATGATCCAGTTAGGCCACATGTACGACATTCAAATATATCCTAGTAAAAAATTGttcatagaaataatttattttattaaggcccttgcaatttttataaacatgtaatttttaaggagttgtgttCCTCTTGTGGTCATTGCTTGTCTTTGTGTATGTAGTAAATGATTGTCATTATTGGGTGTATACTACTATACTCCCCACCAATCATCCTTATCATACATATTACCCACCCGTGCACATGTCTTTTGATGATTAAATCAAAATACCATACCAAAATCAATTTGTGGACGTGAAATAGCTGTACACCTAACAAAAAGTTCAGTAATTTCATAGatctgattttaaaaatgtaaagatatCTAAATGCATAAACAAGATTACTATGGATCGATCAgagcactttttcaattttagcaaattcttgaatgtaataaacattttcaatttttttaatttttcaacttttttataaacatGTTGATGTACAGTTGCCAATATTACTGCCATGGCAGTAATATTAAAAGTTGACATCAGGggtcatttttaaatacaactgaTATAGCAGTGATATTTTCTATGGTGTCTTATGTTCGGATGTTCCCTACACACTGCAGCAGTGGCGTTAAATTCTATTGTGTGGCTTTACCCACGCGGTGATTTGTGTAATGTGTCCAGCAGCAATTCACAGCCACCGCGTGTGGAGACCTTTATGGAAGAATAAGTTGTTCTGACCCCGGACATCTCATCGGACAATTATTGGGCACTGTACTATAGCAGTAATAAAAGTAGTACTGGTTAGGTTCCTACTATGTAATGGAAAGTGACATTTTAAGGATgattttgtagaaaaatattaaagttatattataatataataataataatatattaaaaattattaaaaaaatattgaatatatgcTCATTccgatgcaaagtaaacttctttatcaaatcaaaaatctttacattttttaaattgaaccaCTAGAAATACATTAATTTGAGTCAGTCCCTCAGGTCATTCACttgttttgatgaaaaattgatATGGTTTACAGGGGccttaatatttaaagtatattcaAAGTTATCATTAACTAAGAATTTACATcaccataaattattacaatatcaatagattaattatcaattttcaagattagaatatatacttactattacataaaatatctatttattcaataatatattaatataaaattgtgatagatattaataaaagttactgctaaattgaattataaaacactaaaaGTAGCTTTTAGTATAATGTCTCACTAGTAAATAGACTCTTGTATGGTGATACTCACTATGGTCAGTTAAATGcagttatttactatatatatatgtggttCAACATCACTAAAATACAAAGAGACAAACACAAGAAAAAACATATTTGCTAGGAACACACAACAGCAGATACAGTAGATACTCAAATCAATTGAGGCAATTATAGTGCATTTATCAAGGTAGATAACTTCTTAATTTTGACCACATAAAGAAATATTCTTGAAGGTATCAACAGTGACAGAGGTGCAAGGACAcacaaattatagtaatttaatattcacaatATGAAAAACAATGTGATCAacataatactttaaaaaatagctcatacaaaatatattacctgaTTAATATGTTCAGCTCCGGTCCAAGTAAAACTGCAAGTATCATTGCAACAAATAACATGCAATGGACTGTAATCTGGATTAGAGCCAGTAGGATAAACCATGGAAGCTAAAACTTCTTTAGCTTTAAGAATTCTCTCACTATCACCATCACGATAAAATGATCTGTCGGTATACCAAGTATGTGTCTTGTAAATTGATAATGGTGGTGGGGGTGGTGGAAGAGGGAAAAATCCTatggtaaaaaatgtattataattaattaaatatttaaataaatttaggaAAATGTTcagtatcaatatttataaaaacaaactaacCTTTAGAAAAATCATTCGATTGTTGTGGTGGTATAGGTACTGTCggtggtggtggaggtggtggtTGTGACTGAGGTAATCCAGATGAAGATAATGACCAATAGGGTGGTAATTCAAAGTTACCAACTGGGGAATTCTTAAACAAAGGTACTGGTTGAGGAGCTATTTCTGGAGGTCCTTTGTTGCTACTGGGAGTGGATCCTGTTCCAGCAACTGAAGATCTCCAAGCactcattacatttttaattgcatGTTCTTGTTCTATAACTGAAGTGCCTtgcatttcaaatatatttggtgGTAGTACTACTTTTGAAACCACACGATGAATAGTATCAAGTAAAATAATAGCAGCAGGATACGCTCTAACAGTCACCGCCAACATAAATGGAGTTAGTCCTTGGGCAtctctaaataattataataagaaattatttgtaaatattcataaaaaaaacacacaagcctaacattttttatagaactaattggttaaaaaatatatttaaaagacaAATACTTATTTAGCAgattgtattgaaaataataataaaagtattaatatcaGATTTTAAAGACTTGCAATATTAACATACTTAGCAGTCAATAAATCCAATAGATGGGGTGAAAATACATTTGATTCACACAGTAGTCGTAAAATAGCCAATGCATTATTTCTTCTTTCAGTATTTGGGTTAATAGGTGGCGTTGGTTGAATTGTTTCTTCTTCATTTGGTAAGACAGGGTTTGACTGAGTAGTTGCATTAACTGGTTCTTGCCATGGCTCAGGAATAGTACCTGGCGGTGGGGCTTCATCATTCATTTCCATTGGTTCAGAGTCAGATGAATTATTAGTGGTACCTGATGATAAGTCAaatcataagttattattagctaaatacatgtataaaatgAAGAACCATGTtatcatattttctataatatcatGCTGACATAGGAAAATTTAATAGACTATcccatatattataacttacttgATCTAACAGCAGCTGAAGCTCGTCTCATCATTTCTCGTAAACTAAATGATGATCTTACCCCAAATGCTTTTTGAATTACATTCAAAGTATCGACGTTGGAATTTGGTTGATTTGATACATTATCCCCttctataagtattataaatcacacataatagatataaaacttattatttattgataataatatattttcaatacctTCTAGTTCTTTATTTGAAATAGGAGCACAGACTGAAACACAAGCATGTAAAAGATTACGATTACCATCGCATCGCTCTGCCAAAATCTGTGATAAGAGGACTCCATTgtctataaaaatgaaaaatatatcttaGTTAAATTTAGTTGACATAAAatcaaataagaaaatattaataattaataccaagTTCAAGTGATAATTGTTGTATCAACAATTTAACGGACTCAAGATTGGGCTTTAATATCCGGGACATAAGTATTTGTTGTTCTACATCCAATACTATGATGGCAGCAACTGCTTTTACGTGAGGAGAAGTAACTGTATATGAACCAATACCCATACAACGTACAGGTCCCAAATCTAACCACTGTGGCTCTCTCATTGAATCAGTACTATCCTTAGCCAGAGGGTATATAGTTCGATTACCATCacgtaaaatacatatattgtcTTTGctctatagaaaaaatataaaaacattacaatCACAATTTACTTTcaagtaataaattaagatatcaaattaaaattacttcaGCAGTACAAATTATCTGCATATTATCAGGATTCAATCCAATTAAAGCACTAGCATCAACCGGAAAAGGACTATCTTGCTCTATTTTTCCACTAGTtacattaaatttgatataactGATTTTTGAACCATTTTTTACAATAGCATGTAcacctttaaataaaatataatttaatatgaataaaataatgtcaataaataaatgtaccttGGCCATCAATAGTTAAGGTCAGGATTTGATTTCCGTtatcagtaggtatattaattctTCTAGGTGTTCTCTGAAAACAATCTGGCACTTTACTTGCAACTGCCACTTTACAAACCtaagtataaataaacaaataataaaaatcaaaaatcaaaaatacaactatcattttttatattcaccTGTAGGTCATCTTTCTTCATTAATCTAACTTCATTTTGGTCTAACATCTTTATGATATTTGTCACTACATCATCATTTGCAGTTACATTTGGATCTTTATCTTTAGGAAATATTCCAGATATAATATCTTTTGAAACACAAGGAAACTTAACTGCCGCATATGAACCGTCCACATGAACAACACGGCCTGTAAAAAATGATGCATAAAATAACCAATGTGTggaaataaatttgttatagacATTACCAATAGGCAAACTCTTTTGGTCTTCAACAAATACAACATCTTTTAATGGCCAATcttcttcaatatttttatcatcttCAAGACCTTTCATTGTCACTCTTTTGGTTCTCTCTGAAAATTATTGCAAACATTTAATAACTTCAAATTTCTAACAAATTATTCTCCTAAAACACTCCTCGgtacattgtaatttattgaggtaaaattcacttttatttttgttaatatgaTCTATATAATGTACAAATCTGGTTATATTtggtgattaaaaataaatattttttttcaaaaatcatcaTCAAAAGGCAGTTGTCTTGTTTTTAGTGCATAGTAGTGAATAGGAAAATGTACTTACTTGAACTTTGAACAGTGCTTCCTGTTTCACTACAAGTACTTGATGCTGGAGAAGGAGGTGGTGGCATGTCAATTCTATCGGCAGTCtctttacttttttcaatagGTGAGCATGATTTAGAGGaactactattaatattttgagaCTGAAATATCTGAGGTggtgtcaaaatttgaaatctGCAAACATCAGCATATGTCCAGGCAGAATTTAATAATTGACCTATTTTAGGTTCACCGCCATACAAAGTTATACctaagaataaatattaatattaataacatgtttatgttctcaaaatttaaaatgtatacataccaATAGCTCCTGGCTGATAAAGTGGACTATTTTTCATACAAACTTGACTTCCAACAATAATATcagaatttaaattgtttgttttttgttttctggCTTTAGTGCGGTATTTATCCCATATTTTACGTCTTTGATTAAATGGTAATACTCccctaattttattaatttaattgtattttaaattaaatcatataacctacgaaatcattaataaattaatacataccaCCAATAAAGTGCTCCACTTTCCAAACGCGCTAGAGTATACAGAGGACAAGTATGGATAGAAATGATATGATCAACAACAAATTCAGAGTAAAGCTGAGCTGGATGTTCAAGTTTAGAAGCAGTAGCAGCATGAGTAAGACTTTCATCCATCCATGTAGCTACTTTATTAGATTCGGTTACAACAGAAACTCGTATAATAGTACCCGAAAGAAGAACTACTTTTTCATTAGTTAAACCAAGAGCATAAGTCTTTGGATGATGAACATTGttctgaaaaaatatgttatatgaatacaaatgttaaataagttatatattttacctacatCTAAAGTCTTAAACGGATCAGCATCCTCCCATTTCCATTGATAAAGTTGTCCTCCAGAGGATAGGGCAATTAGTTCTGAGTGGATTGCagctatttgaataaattttacatttggTTCCGGCCAATATTCTGCATCATTTGACAACCACAAAGGATTGCCAGTATTACTATCCTTTTTTTTAGAGTCTGCGGAAAATTCATAAGGTCCAACGTTAGAGTCCTTCTTTTTAGAAtctacaaaaaatacaattcaaagcattataaaagataatttaattttaatttccttTTGTATAATTTACCTGTATCTTTATCCCATGCTGAATCACGTAGTGCTCCTTCAAGCCACTGTTGTTGTCTTTGACGATGTTGTTGCTGTCCATAACAATGACGATCTCTCCATCTAGTAAAACTATCTCGATCACTTGGTCCTGAATTACGATCACTGGATGTACTGTCATTTGCACTATTGCTTACACGATCACGCTCACCTAACCTTCTAGCACCACTCCTACGAAATGTCAACATGGGTCTAAAATCcatgtatatatacttataaagctaaataaaatgcaatacaatATATCACATTTACCTTCTAGATGAAGAATATGAAAACATATCCTCAGAGAAAATTGCATCAGCATCAATAATGACAGAATGGTCTGAATGAAATCCTCCACCATCTAATAAAGACATCAAGTCTTCAGGAACATAAGAGTCTCCACCAGGCCCATTGACTTCTTCAATTTCTCCATCACCTTCTTCATCATCACGTGATAAAAGGTTGTTGACAGCCAGATTCACGTCCAAATTTGTTCGCTGAAGTTcacgtattattaaatttcgaCTTTTGCCTTGCAACACAACTTGTGCTTGAGCTACAAGTTCTTCAGGAACAAATTGAGCTGGCATAACTGGACGTCCACTTGATGAACCACTACTCATTATTACACCACTACCAGATGACCTGaacaaattactataattatctaccaaaatttatataaatataggacTGTTTAACATTTTACCTTGAAGTTCCACGGAATGTTCCTGATCTCATTATACGAGCTCGTCGAGTGAGATGACGAGTGGCAGAACTTAAATTTCCACCACCCCCACCCCCACCGCCACCACTATTTCCACTGCTGGACTTGGAAGGCAACTTATTTGCATCTCCAGTAGATCTGGACAAGTCCAATCTTTCAGCAAGTACTGTAAATGGAATTCGAGCCACTCGTCCATCTTCAAATAATAAACCAATATGATATGGTCCTACTACAATTTGTTTGATTGGAGATTTTATGTTTGACAGAACCGGATAAGAAGATGTATTGCCTAAAATACTTCTATTTAAACGTTCTGAAACTTCTTTGAacctaaaaacaaataaataaaatgtaaattagataagtacattattttataattgatgaataactaattaacattttaaatcataataagtagtaataagttataaaccTAACCAGCAACACTAAAGTAAcaacctattaaaatattaaatctaataaaattgtGAATGTATACTTTTGATtgttttattggttttaaatatgctattaaaaataatccttaacacttttattgtaggtaatttatatttattagcatttttatttttaacagcaaacattttttaaatgtatcagtAGGTAGGTGCCTACCTAGTATTTGTTAACCAACATCGGTATCTAcacaaatctatatatataaaactgaaatcaagcaagaggaaatctttgttacggtttggcttcaaaacttcttatccaattgtcatgcagtttttttttaaaagaaagaggatatcacggagcaggttttaggcataaataaagtccgataatgtgtagaatattatatgaatatttgtgtgtagattagacctctggaaagaagataggctaatttaaaaattgttaaatttgttttttttttattcatcggattttagtacggttgcgttaggcttttgtattaattgatcatattaatcctccgaaggtggaattaagtaaaaatgacaaactttgtacaatgttgatactttagagttaaatcatacacttacgtacaaacagcacggggtctgcgatctaccgcaggtaaattgcctacctgataatatactgctgcgaatcagaatttttattccgggcaacagaaaagttaagataaattttgaacaccatacaccatacaccgaattaaataacgaattgaacaaagtttgagtcatatagaattggtaaatttaacgggcaacgaagtgccagcggggtCAGCtagtgttattataaatatgaacaatataGGAACTTACACAAAAAATACCTTTTGGCTTTTACCAACCATTTTAGTACATGGGTACTCGAGCAAtaattagatacctattataagcAGAATTTGGTTTTGATAACAGTGTAGTAGagaataaatactattaatagcTCAGTCTATTATTGTAATACCAACATACAGTAGAACCATGATTATCTGTCTTTCTCAATTAACAGttaggggtttttttttaattaatcgaccttttcaaacaataataatgtgtacctatagtatatttttaaataataatatgagtgtaCCTgcgtaagtaataaataaatttatgataaatttaaaatgataataattattaggtacctacatatgtttaaaaaaatgttctcgcTTAACCATGTTTTTGATTATCTAACAAGGTTTACCGAGATTCTACTGtacttagttaaaaaattaaatatctaacataaaattaagtaaaatttgaggtaaaattataaaacaaaaaaaataaggaaaagcaaaatactaaacaatattaatcaGTTACAATTTATCAGACTAACCAAAGGCATCAAACATGTTGTATTGCAAACATTACAGATGTAAACAGATTTCTCAAGTAGATactttacattaatttttgtcATTAACTACACGtacttatagtatataattaagaaagaagtctattaacttataattgaTTAACTGAACTATATTTATAAgctagtatacctacttaacgGGGACATTTATTATGCCAactttgacaataatataataatgaaaaacctataatttagcagattacaaaaaaaaaaaattataattttgttatgttaAAACTGGggttaaaacataaatatttgtttagtatggtgtaaataatgttattattataaatcataaattatttgtgaactaaattaaatattgaaggaAGGAAAAGTAAAATTATGGTTTTAGTAAAAAGTAACAGGAACTTGGTAGGTGGGTCCGTGATgcttaaaaaaacttgaaaataaaaaattattacaaaggatacctaagtaggtataaaaccatataatataatatatttaataaaaatatcgaaagaaCATCACTatcagtcatattatattagtttctaTATACACTGTCAAGTCTATAGTTTATCAGTGTAACAAGAAGGTAATTAAtagtggaaatattttttttttaaatataaactaaaaaatagaattgtagataaaaaatgtaaatatactgcatgttttatgtttattattatacattagtacttcacctacatatatacctacaacctaccaatttgatatttttattgtttatctaaaaattattatctaaaa
This genomic interval carries:
- the LOC132938040 gene encoding E3 ubiquitin-protein ligase UBR5 isoform X1, translated to MSSLQFIVHPAPGTDDQLNDRFKEVSERLNRSILGNTSSYPVLSNIKSPIKQIVVGPYHIGLLFEDGRVARIPFTVLAERLDLSRSTGDANKLPSKSSSGNSGGGGGGGGGNLSSATRHLTRRARIMRSGTFRGTSRSSGSGVIMSSGSSSGRPVMPAQFVPEELVAQAQVVLQGKSRNLIIRELQRTNLDVNLAVNNLLSRDDEEGDGEIEEVNGPGGDSYVPEDLMSLLDGGGFHSDHSVIIDADAIFSEDMFSYSSSRRPMLTFRRSGARRLGERDRVSNSANDSTSSDRNSGPSDRDSFTRWRDRHCYGQQQHRQRQQQWLEGALRDSAWDKDTDSKKKDSNVGPYEFSADSKKKDSNTGNPLWLSNDAEYWPEPNVKFIQIAAIHSELIALSSGGQLYQWKWEDADPFKTLDNNVHHPKTYALGLTNEKVVLLSGTIIRVSVVTESNKVATWMDESLTHAATASKLEHPAQLYSEFVVDHIISIHTCPLYTLARLESGALYWWGVLPFNQRRKIWDKYRTKARKQKTNNLNSDIIVGSQVCMKNSPLYQPGAIGITLYGGEPKIGQLLNSAWTYADVCRFQILTPPQIFQSQNINSSSSKSCSPIEKSKETADRIDMPPPPSPASSTCSETGSTVQSSKRTKRVTMKGLEDDKNIEEDWPLKDVVFVEDQKSLPIGRVVHVDGSYAAVKFPCVSKDIISGIFPKDKDPNVTANDDVVTNIIKMLDQNEVRLMKKDDLQVCKVAVASKVPDCFQRTPRRINIPTDNGNQILTLTIDGQGVHAIVKNGSKISYIKFNVTSGKIEQDSPFPVDASALIGLNPDNMQIICTAESKDNICILRDGNRTIYPLAKDSTDSMREPQWLDLGPVRCMGIGSYTVTSPHVKAVAAIIVLDVEQQILMSRILKPNLESVKLLIQQLSLELDNGVLLSQILAERCDGNRNLLHACVSVCAPISNKELEEGDNVSNQPNSNVDTLNVIQKAFGVRSSFSLREMMRRASAAVRSSTTNNSSDSEPMEMNDEAPPPGTIPEPWQEPVNATTQSNPVLPNEEETIQPTPPINPNTERRNNALAILRLLCESNVFSPHLLDLLTAKDAQGLTPFMLAVTVRAYPAAIILLDTIHRVVSKVVLPPNIFEMQGTSVIEQEHAIKNVMSAWRSSVAGTGSTPSSNKGPPEIAPQPVPLFKNSPVGNFELPPYWSLSSSGLPQSQPPPPPPPTVPIPPQQSNDFSKGFFPLPPPPPPLSIYKTHTWYTDRSFYRDGDSERILKAKEVLASMVYPTGSNPDYSPLHVICCNDTCSFTWTGAEHINQDIFECRTCGLTGSLCCCTECARVCHRGHDCKLKRTSPTAYCDCWEKCRCKALVQGHQASRSQLLSRLINETDLVTHYNSRGESILLFLVQTVGRQSNEQRQYSRSSRQRAASRKTPSSDIEMDMPDHDLEPPRFSRKALERLLNDWPAVKAMIMSGVKNDSESKLPTDQPYLKNQSGTTFLDKFMHCLLFKCNAEVITNSYLMVDALVTTIFKELHNPLSNSVEVNSIARRFIRSVIRVFVVYSVELAPQNNKRRMLGNLSSPFARARRIFQSMMKLSIEELCETAESLIAPVRLGVARPTAPFTLSTNSNPDIQSYEEIFFVEPMAPNNMNLSDQIEGANVHRQSQNDQPPIDIELEDEMADNNDGEGSDPEDVMGSVLENHVRLGPNGISDSNQQGPVDPESDTEDMLVETDSDSDQSNQDGGGQRSVQTGATAGSDTDDESGESTQQEDGEESEAGETDELDAEEFLVSEDQLERRATTSGQGHRTNLAPQSMQWAIRNRDTATRTATGFRVASGNSLVFIDPTSLRRSAVAAVSNSTNNSGNGNNNAAAAAAAAVASAAAGLNDSITMATTASSLARAFAVVIRQIADLLVTSINDPPSLPVIPVRITAQDTSSLQIIIEKSLKPTWDWLMAIMDSTEAQLRFGASLTQSSDPQHPRHPLHSTTTTNTTNSIPTTSSGIGATSNNNQAVEPRREFISYCLSLMRAHSNEHGDSLPVLDVSSLKHVAYVLDALVYYMRADTAAVNCQSISPPIVLSDPSDPTDPWIIDQQDENDNEENDEEINTTVPIISQTSSPRFVDMDSGTRGRRHAFFQRSDSTLCLGCPPPDPFETPMTQAMPLADQPHLLQPNARKEDMFGSPKLSAPLDGSLEGLPSRLSLSSRSDNGSEQLLKEHERKRQDTEPEDLSIRANVVANEVPEFFSLGEESDTSQPTPESEMTKRERDLIIVPTSTFSDTTSPMLKSVIVRAPSGGTPSTSSSSAQVKPNPDVDDSHNSYSNNDAVKPTNKGSRLGESVSHDLLLGRWRLTLDLFGRVFMEDVGLEPGSVVSELGGFPVKEAKFRRDMEKLRNQQNRDLTLSKLERDRNQLILMTFKELNNQYNSYHRRTSSTHPCLAVNRVKVTFKDEPGEGSGVARSFYTALAEALLSCDKLPNLESVQVGGRYSQYTVLQRLRNRERTESPRIRHAGPLSPRVPSRRSERNDREQRRTLSVDARSFVPNSGSSDANPNSHLTPHQQQLGERLYPKVVQIRPSLASKITGMLLELSPAQLLTLLASEEALRMRVNEAIALLMQTVEMSSLVEVAHPLPPADSLLEDVDLFLSLSEQHGSKPAPPAKENIAEENVTEENLDDNTPLFYCPGKQGFYSPRQGKSSYERLNAFRNTGRLIGLCLLQNELCPMYFNRHVLKVILGRSIRFHDLAFFDPVMYESLRQLVLDAESKDKESLFSTLDLNFSIDLSQEEGGGSVELVSCGVDIEVTPSNVYDYVRRYAEFRMFKTQQKAFFALRSGVFDVIPESSLDGLTAEDLRLLLNGVGDINVPLLISYTSFNDESGLATSDRQIKFKRWLWSIVDKMTPSERQDLVYFWTGSPALPASEEGFQPMPSVTMRPADDSHLPTANTCISRLYIPLYSSRTILRHKLLIAIKTKHFGFV